A genomic segment from Cyanobium sp. NIES-981 encodes:
- a CDS encoding DUF2839 domain-containing protein, with translation MGEARRRTIQGLPPKGPKRAEDGDTSPRIAPWLPLTRPQADRFVSITTRGAWIGIAALVLFWLTVRFLGPALGWWTLADG, from the coding sequence ATGGGGGAAGCACGCCGCCGCACCATCCAGGGCCTTCCCCCCAAGGGACCGAAGCGTGCCGAAGACGGCGACACCTCGCCCCGGATCGCCCCGTGGCTGCCCCTCACCCGCCCCCAGGCCGACCGGTTCGTGTCCATCACCACCAGGGGCGCCTGGATCGGCATCGCGGCCCTCGTGCTGTTCTGGCTCACGGTGCGCTTCCTGGGTCCGGCCCTGGGATGGTGGACGTTGGCGGACGGCTGA
- a CDS encoding DUF1815 family protein — MFPRLAEQYRSVVHDLVMSLEALATSLQSRGMAATCYSCGDGRDGHGASFVANLGTNHMVRFLVSDFGISWVESRNGHELVKLEGAEAIQELQRVAQVLQSAPSQDVAPAAPSITP, encoded by the coding sequence ATGTTTCCCCGGCTCGCGGAGCAGTACCGCTCCGTTGTCCACGATCTGGTGATGAGCCTTGAGGCCCTGGCCACAAGCCTCCAGAGCCGCGGCATGGCCGCCACCTGTTACAGCTGCGGCGATGGCCGCGATGGTCACGGTGCCTCCTTCGTCGCCAACCTGGGCACCAACCACATGGTGCGGTTTCTGGTCTCCGACTTCGGCATCAGCTGGGTTGAATCCCGCAACGGCCATGAGCTGGTGAAACTGGAAGGAGCCGAAGCCATCCAGGAACTCCAGCGAGTGGCACAGGTGCTCCAGAGTGCCCCCAGCCAGGACGTTGCTCCCGCAGCGCCGTCGATCACCCCCTGA
- the recA gene encoding recombinase RecA, with the protein MPADSKAASFATTGAAASSSADARAAAERDKALGLVLNQIERNFGKGSIMRLGDASRMRVETISTGALTLDLALGGGYPKGRVVEVYGPESSGKTTLTLHAIAEVQKRGGVAAFVDAEHALDPVYAAALGVDIENLLVSQPDTGEMALEIVDQLVRSAAVDIVVVDSVAALTPRAEIEGEMGDLAVGSQARLMSQAMRKITGNIGKSGCTVIFLNQLRQKIGVTYGSPETTTGGNALKFYASVRLDIRRIQTLKRGTEEYGIRAKVKVAKNKVAPPFRIAEFDILFGRGISTLGCLLDLAEETGVVIRKGAWYSYEGDNIGQGRDNTITWLEQNPEQAAEIEQRTRRKLTEGSEVTANSMKPLAAAAKASASTASAVEGSGMAAASGGDAGASPAGALPVAG; encoded by the coding sequence ATGCCTGCTGATTCCAAGGCCGCTTCCTTCGCCACGACCGGTGCCGCGGCCTCCTCTTCCGCCGATGCCCGTGCCGCGGCGGAGCGGGACAAGGCCCTGGGCCTGGTGCTCAACCAGATCGAGCGCAACTTCGGCAAGGGCTCGATCATGCGCCTCGGCGATGCCTCCCGCATGCGGGTGGAAACGATCTCCACCGGTGCCCTGACCCTCGATCTGGCCCTCGGCGGCGGCTATCCCAAGGGCCGGGTGGTGGAGGTCTACGGCCCGGAGAGTTCCGGCAAGACCACCCTCACGCTCCATGCCATCGCCGAGGTACAGAAGCGCGGTGGCGTGGCGGCGTTCGTGGACGCTGAGCACGCCCTCGATCCCGTCTATGCGGCCGCCCTGGGGGTGGACATCGAAAACCTGCTGGTATCCCAGCCGGATACGGGCGAAATGGCCTTGGAGATCGTCGACCAGCTGGTGCGCTCCGCCGCCGTCGACATCGTCGTGGTCGACTCGGTGGCGGCTCTGACGCCCCGGGCCGAGATCGAGGGGGAGATGGGGGATCTGGCGGTGGGCAGCCAGGCCCGTCTGATGAGCCAGGCCATGCGGAAGATCACCGGCAACATCGGCAAGTCCGGCTGCACCGTGATCTTCCTGAACCAGCTGCGCCAGAAGATCGGCGTCACCTACGGCAGTCCGGAAACCACCACCGGCGGCAATGCGCTGAAGTTCTACGCCTCGGTGCGCCTCGACATTCGCCGCATCCAGACGCTGAAGCGCGGCACCGAGGAATACGGCATCCGCGCCAAGGTGAAGGTGGCCAAGAACAAGGTGGCCCCCCCGTTCCGGATCGCCGAGTTCGACATCCTGTTCGGTCGGGGCATCAGCACCCTGGGATGCCTGCTCGATCTGGCCGAGGAAACCGGTGTGGTGATCCGCAAGGGCGCCTGGTACAGCTACGAGGGCGACAACATCGGCCAGGGCCGCGACAACACCATCACCTGGCTGGAGCAGAATCCGGAGCAAGCTGCCGAGATCGAGCAGCGCACCCGGCGCAAGCTCACCGAAGGTTCGGAGGTGACGGCCAATTCGATGAAGCCCCTGGCTGCGGCGGCCAAGGCTTCAGCCAGCACGGCGTCCGCCGTTGAGGGATCGGGCATGGCAGCTGCTTCCGGGGGCGATGCTGGGGCCAGCCCAGCCGGTGCTCTGCCGGTGGCCGGATGA
- a CDS encoding HAD family hydrolase, with translation MTGNSPAAPLVVFDFDGVLVDGMAEYWWAARAAALQLAPAIALPEQAPAAFARLRPLIHKGWEMVLMAAELSRADLALEDLLAHYSQRLPQLLARWGWSAPQLQQTLEQVRSRAIRADLSAWLALHRFYPGVVERLRRLDGDGVAWMVLTTKGKDFAHRILQAAALEPSALHGHEQGSKPEVLRRLLVRHPRLWFVEDRRPTLERVRADPALTAVRCFLVSWGYLGPADGVDLPDGIHWLEPERFAGPLAQWP, from the coding sequence GTGACTGGGAACTCCCCCGCCGCTCCCCTGGTCGTCTTCGACTTCGACGGGGTGCTCGTGGACGGCATGGCCGAGTACTGGTGGGCCGCCCGGGCGGCGGCCCTGCAGCTGGCCCCCGCCATCGCGCTGCCCGAGCAGGCGCCTGCCGCCTTCGCCCGCCTGCGTCCGCTCATCCACAAGGGATGGGAGATGGTGCTGATGGCGGCGGAACTCTCCCGTGCGGACCTCGCCCTGGAGGACCTCCTCGCCCACTACAGCCAGCGGCTGCCCCAGCTCCTCGCCCGCTGGGGCTGGAGCGCGCCGCAGCTGCAGCAGACGCTTGAGCAGGTGCGATCCCGCGCGATCCGCGCGGACCTGTCCGCCTGGCTCGCCCTGCACCGCTTCTATCCCGGCGTCGTGGAGCGGCTGCGGCGGCTGGACGGCGACGGCGTCGCCTGGATGGTGCTCACCACCAAGGGCAAGGACTTTGCCCACCGGATCCTGCAGGCTGCCGCCCTGGAGCCCTCGGCCCTGCACGGCCACGAACAGGGCAGCAAGCCCGAGGTGCTGCGGCGGCTGCTCGTCCGCCATCCCCGCCTGTGGTTCGTGGAGGACCGCCGCCCGACCCTGGAGCGGGTGCGCGCCGATCCGGCCCTGACGGCCGTGCGCTGCTTTCTGGTGAGCTGGGGCTATCTCGGTCCGGCGGATGGCGTCGATCTGCCCGACGGGATCCACTGGCTGGAGCCGGAACGCTTTGCCGGCCCCCTGGCGCAGTGGCCCTGA
- a CDS encoding AAA family ATPase, which produces MAAELPATGTPQAISDDLDRLLAVLPAPVRAALASAESRAHLLEVVLDLGRLPEARYPGRASLLGDRPVERSDLDAVVDQLGAFGADNRAGIACTLHRISAIRNRTGAIVGLTCRVGRAVFGTVVMVRDLLDSGQSLLLMGRPGVGKTTALREIARVLADDLGKRVVVIDTSNEIAGDGDIPHPAIGRARRMQVARPDLQHEVMIEAVENHMPEVIVIDEIGTEREAQAARTIAERGVMLVATAHGNELTNLIKNPTLSDLVGGIQSVTLGDEEARRRRTQKTVLERAAEPTFPLAVEMHSRHRWLIHRDVAQTVDGLLRGQAARPQVRELGPDGRLQLQEDLPPRPRSIARPLSPRAAAAPGVPAPAASPPAASAGGGAPPPEPSPAAPPPPPATAPPPLRVYGAGISRSALEQVVRARQMPVAVVGSVELADVVLSARQQLGRDPHVRRLAQDLGLPILVIKSSAMPQLQRALERLLARHRPLEPPSPAPEGDDTLAALEECRLAVEHVVLAQGQPVELLPRSERVRRLQCELASRYRVRTAVFGPSGDQRLRLFPA; this is translated from the coding sequence ATGGCGGCCGAGCTGCCGGCCACGGGGACGCCCCAGGCCATCAGCGACGACCTCGACCGGTTGTTGGCGGTGCTCCCCGCTCCGGTGCGGGCGGCCCTCGCCAGTGCGGAGAGCCGGGCCCACCTGCTGGAGGTGGTGCTGGACCTGGGCCGGCTGCCGGAGGCCCGCTACCCGGGCCGGGCCTCCCTGCTCGGCGATCGGCCGGTGGAGCGCAGCGATCTCGATGCGGTGGTGGACCAGCTGGGCGCCTTCGGCGCGGACAACCGGGCCGGCATCGCCTGCACCCTGCACCGCATCAGCGCGATCCGCAACCGCACCGGGGCCATCGTGGGCCTCACCTGCCGCGTGGGCCGGGCCGTGTTCGGCACGGTGGTGATGGTGCGCGACCTGCTCGATTCCGGCCAGTCGCTGCTGCTGATGGGCCGCCCCGGGGTGGGCAAGACCACGGCCCTGCGGGAGATCGCCCGGGTGCTGGCCGACGATCTCGGCAAGCGGGTGGTGGTGATCGACACGAGCAACGAGATCGCCGGCGATGGCGACATCCCGCATCCCGCCATCGGCCGCGCCCGCCGCATGCAGGTGGCCAGGCCTGACCTGCAGCACGAGGTGATGATCGAGGCGGTGGAGAACCACATGCCCGAGGTGATCGTGATTGATGAAATCGGCACGGAACGGGAAGCCCAGGCGGCGCGAACCATTGCGGAGCGGGGCGTGATGCTGGTGGCCACGGCCCACGGCAACGAGCTCACCAACCTGATCAAGAACCCCACCCTCAGCGATCTGGTGGGGGGGATCCAGTCGGTCACCCTCGGGGATGAGGAGGCGCGGCGGCGGCGCACCCAGAAGACCGTGCTGGAGCGGGCTGCCGAGCCCACCTTTCCCCTGGCGGTGGAGATGCACAGCCGCCATCGCTGGCTGATCCACCGGGATGTGGCCCAGACGGTGGACGGGCTGCTGCGGGGCCAGGCCGCCAGGCCCCAGGTGCGGGAGCTGGGGCCGGATGGACGGTTGCAGCTGCAGGAGGACCTGCCCCCCCGCCCCCGTTCCATCGCCAGGCCCCTGTCGCCCCGAGCCGCCGCAGCGCCCGGCGTTCCGGCCCCTGCCGCCAGCCCCCCTGCCGCCAGTGCTGGGGGCGGGGCGCCCCCACCTGAGCCTTCACCTGCGGCTCCGCCACCTCCTCCAGCCACCGCGCCCCCGCCGTTGCGGGTCTACGGCGCCGGCATCAGCCGCAGCGCCCTCGAGCAGGTGGTGCGGGCCCGGCAGATGCCCGTGGCCGTGGTGGGCAGCGTGGAGCTGGCTGACGTGGTGCTCAGCGCCCGCCAGCAGCTCGGCCGCGACCCCCACGTGCGCCGTCTGGCCCAGGATCTGGGCCTGCCGATCCTGGTGATCAAGAGCAGTGCCATGCCCCAGTTGCAGCGGGCCCTGGAGCGGCTGCTCGCCCGCCACCGCCCCCTGGAGCCCCCCTCGCCGGCCCCCGAGGGCGATGACACCCTGGCGGCCCTGGAGGAGTGCCGCCTGGCGGTGGAGCACGTGGTGCTGGCCCAGGGCCAGCCCGTGGAACTGCTGCCCCGCAGTGAACGGGTGCGCCGCTTGCAGTGTGAGCTGGCCAGCCGCTACCGGGTGCGCACAGCCGTGTTCGGTCCCAGCGGCGATCAGCGGCTGCGCCTGTTCCCGGCCTGA
- a CDS encoding LdpA C-terminal domain-containing domain: protein MTPETALRCGSWVKWIAGASNHDLAAIEDLAGLYALAGVHCLDVAADTAAVAAARRGIAWAEGHGAERPWLMISLSDGEDPHFRKAWFDPGQCPPACPRPCERVCPALAIGVGATGAAGVLEERCYGCGRCLPACPLGLIEERGRVLPAAAVPALLRQLAPDAVELHTQPGRQQPFEQRLEQLRLSGVPFRRVAVSAGPEVAEQELWQRYRALRAHGLAPLWQLDGRPMSGDVGDGTAHAAVTLLQRRGRRLPPGPLQLAGGTNASTLPLLQRQPALARLCAGVAFGGVARRSLQPLLQEAQRRGVSLLAASELWPRALKQARGLVLPWLERGHPRPLRCRPPSP, encoded by the coding sequence ATGACGCCTGAGACGGCCCTGCGCTGCGGCAGCTGGGTGAAGTGGATCGCCGGTGCCAGCAATCACGATCTGGCCGCCATCGAGGACCTTGCCGGCCTCTACGCGCTCGCCGGAGTGCATTGCCTGGATGTGGCGGCCGACACCGCAGCCGTGGCCGCTGCCCGCCGCGGCATCGCCTGGGCCGAAGGCCATGGGGCCGAACGTCCGTGGCTGATGATCAGCCTCAGCGACGGTGAGGATCCCCACTTCCGCAAGGCCTGGTTCGATCCGGGGCAATGCCCGCCCGCCTGCCCGCGCCCCTGTGAGCGGGTCTGCCCGGCCCTCGCCATCGGCGTTGGAGCCACCGGTGCCGCCGGGGTGCTGGAGGAGCGCTGCTACGGCTGCGGCCGCTGCCTGCCGGCCTGTCCGCTGGGCCTGATCGAGGAGCGTGGCCGCGTGCTCCCGGCAGCGGCGGTGCCTGCGCTGTTGCGGCAGCTGGCTCCCGATGCGGTGGAGCTGCACACCCAGCCAGGACGTCAGCAGCCCTTCGAGCAGCGGCTGGAGCAGCTGCGCCTCAGTGGGGTCCCGTTCCGCCGGGTGGCGGTGAGTGCCGGCCCCGAGGTGGCCGAGCAGGAGCTGTGGCAGCGCTACCGGGCCCTGCGTGCCCATGGACTGGCGCCGCTCTGGCAGCTGGACGGCCGGCCGATGAGCGGGGATGTGGGTGATGGCACCGCCCATGCCGCCGTGACCCTCCTGCAGCGCCGTGGCCGCCGGCTGCCGCCCGGCCCCCTGCAGCTGGCCGGCGGCACCAATGCCTCCACGCTGCCCCTGCTGCAACGCCAGCCTGCGCTGGCGCGGCTCTGCGCCGGCGTCGCCTTCGGCGGCGTGGCCCGGCGCTCCCTTCAGCCGCTGCTGCAGGAGGCCCAGCGGCGGGGTGTGTCCCTGCTGGCGGCCTCGGAGCTGTGGCCCCGGGCCCTGAAGCAGGCGCGGGGTCTGGTGCTGCCCTGGCTAGAACGAGGCCACCCCAGGCCGTTGCGGTGCCGTCCCCCGAGCCCCTGA
- a CDS encoding NAD(P)H-quinone oxidoreductase subunit N — MPLLLSGRGFRQDLERAGALALFAPLEGGAETRLMRRLRAAGYRAQITSARGLGDPEAFLLQLHGVRPPHLGHQSVGRGAAVGEVHRVMPQLGSLLEGDQPILLWLLEGQVLSTAELSSLVKLTQREARLKIVVEMGGARELRWQPLEAVLAAA; from the coding sequence ATGCCGCTGCTGTTGTCTGGTCGGGGATTTCGACAAGACCTCGAGCGGGCCGGTGCCCTGGCTCTGTTCGCTCCGTTGGAGGGGGGGGCGGAGACCCGGCTGATGCGGCGCCTGCGGGCCGCCGGCTACCGCGCCCAGATCACGTCCGCCCGCGGCCTGGGCGACCCCGAGGCCTTCCTGCTCCAGCTGCATGGAGTCCGTCCTCCGCACCTGGGCCACCAGAGCGTGGGACGCGGCGCCGCCGTCGGAGAGGTGCACCGCGTGATGCCGCAGCTGGGCAGTCTGCTGGAGGGCGACCAGCCCATCCTGCTGTGGCTGCTGGAGGGGCAGGTGCTCTCCACGGCGGAGCTCAGCTCCTTGGTGAAGCTCACCCAGCGGGAGGCCCGCCTCAAGATCGTGGTGGAGATGGGCGGGGCCCGGGAGCTGCGCTGGCAGCCCCTGGAGGCCGTGTTGGCCGCCGCCTGA
- the rplC gene encoding 50S ribosomal protein L3, with the protein MSIGILGKKLGMSQFFDEAGKSIPVTVIEAGPCRITQLKSTDTDGYTAVQLGFGDIREKLVNKPAQGHLAKSGEDLLRHLKEYRVDSLDGLELGGAVTVAAFEPGQKVDVSGDTMGRGFAGYQKRHGFSRGPMTHGSKNHREPGSTGAGTTPGRVYPGKRMAGRYGGKQTTTRGLVILKVDTERNLLVVKGSVPGKPGALLNIRPANRVGAKAGN; encoded by the coding sequence ATGTCCATCGGCATTCTTGGGAAGAAACTGGGCATGTCCCAGTTCTTCGACGAGGCGGGCAAGTCCATCCCGGTCACCGTGATCGAGGCTGGTCCCTGCCGCATCACCCAACTCAAATCCACCGACACGGACGGCTACACCGCCGTGCAGCTCGGTTTTGGCGACATTCGCGAAAAGCTCGTGAACAAGCCTGCCCAGGGCCACCTCGCCAAATCCGGTGAGGACCTGCTCCGCCATCTCAAGGAATACCGGGTCGACAGCCTGGATGGTCTCGAGCTGGGCGGTGCCGTCACCGTCGCCGCCTTCGAGCCCGGCCAGAAGGTCGATGTGAGCGGCGACACGATGGGCCGGGGCTTCGCGGGCTACCAGAAGCGCCACGGCTTCAGCCGCGGCCCGATGACCCACGGCTCCAAGAACCATCGTGAGCCGGGTTCCACCGGCGCTGGCACCACCCCGGGCCGGGTCTATCCCGGCAAGCGGATGGCCGGCCGTTACGGCGGCAAGCAGACCACCACCCGTGGCCTGGTGATCCTGAAAGTGGACACCGAGCGGAATCTGCTGGTGGTGAAGGGATCGGTGCCCGGCAAGCCCGGCGCGCTGCTCAACATCCGCCCGGCCAACCGGGTGGGCGCCAAGGCCGGGAACTGA
- the rplD gene encoding 50S ribosomal protein L4, with translation MAHCVIRDWQGKEAGKADLDLKVAKTSSATDLVHRAVVRQLAHARQGTASTLTRAEVAGGGRKPYKQKGTGRARQGSIRTPLRPGGGVVFGPKPRSYNLAMNRKERRLALRTALMSRVEDITVVKGFGTGLETPKTKEVSAALARFGIEAGAKVLVILDNASEAVRKSVRNLEKVKLIAADQLNVFDLLNASKLVVSEEALAKIQEVYGDG, from the coding sequence ATGGCTCACTGTGTGATTCGCGACTGGCAGGGCAAGGAGGCCGGCAAGGCCGACCTCGACCTCAAGGTCGCCAAGACAAGCTCCGCCACCGACCTGGTGCACCGTGCCGTGGTGCGGCAGCTGGCCCACGCCCGCCAGGGCACGGCCAGCACCCTCACCCGGGCCGAGGTGGCCGGTGGTGGCCGCAAGCCCTACAAGCAGAAGGGCACCGGCCGGGCCCGCCAGGGTTCGATCCGCACCCCCCTGCGCCCGGGCGGCGGCGTGGTGTTCGGGCCCAAGCCCCGCAGTTACAACCTGGCGATGAACCGCAAGGAGCGTCGCCTGGCCCTGCGCACCGCCCTGATGAGCCGCGTGGAGGACATCACCGTGGTGAAGGGGTTCGGCACCGGTCTGGAGACGCCGAAAACCAAGGAGGTCAGCGCAGCCCTCGCCCGCTTCGGCATCGAGGCCGGCGCCAAGGTGCTGGTGATCCTCGACAACGCTTCCGAAGCCGTACGCAAGTCCGTGCGGAACCTCGAGAAGGTGAAGCTGATCGCCGCCGATCAGCTCAATGTGTTCGACCTGCTCAACGCCAGCAAGCTGGTGGTGAGCGAGGAGGCACTCGCGAAGATTCAGGAGGTCTACGGCGATGGCTGA
- a CDS encoding 50S ribosomal protein L23 encodes MAERFAGRLADVIRRPLITEKATRALELNQYTFEVDHRAAKPDIKAAIESLFDVKVVGVSTMNPPRRSRRVGRFAGKRAQVKKAVVRLAEGNAIQLFPES; translated from the coding sequence ATGGCTGAACGTTTTGCAGGCCGGCTCGCGGATGTGATCCGCCGGCCGCTGATCACCGAGAAGGCCACCCGTGCCCTCGAACTGAATCAGTACACCTTCGAGGTGGACCACCGGGCCGCCAAGCCCGACATCAAGGCGGCCATCGAAAGCCTGTTCGATGTGAAGGTGGTGGGCGTCAGCACCATGAACCCGCCGCGTCGCAGCCGCCGCGTCGGCCGCTTCGCCGGCAAGCGCGCCCAGGTCAAGAAAGCCGTGGTGCGCCTGGCCGAGGGCAACGCCATCCAGCTGTTCCCTGAGTCCTGA
- the rplB gene encoding 50S ribosomal protein L2 has product MAIRNYRPTTPGTRTRVASDFTEVTGRGRERGLVVAKHRRKGRNNRGVITCRHRGGGHKRLYRLVDFRRDKHGVAAKVAAIHYDPHRNARLALLFYVDGEKRYILAPAGIEIGQEVVSGPDSPIENGNALPLSAIPLGSSVHNVELYAGRGGQMVRTAGASAQVMAKEGDYVALKLPSTEVRLVRRECYATLGEVGNSEVRNTSLGKAGRKRWLGRRPEVRGSVMNPCDHPHGGGEGRAPIGRSGPVTPWGKPALGLKTRKRNKPSNRFVLRKRRRTSKRSRGGRDS; this is encoded by the coding sequence ATGGCAATCCGTAACTACCGCCCCACCACCCCCGGCACCCGCACCCGTGTCGCCAGTGACTTCACCGAAGTCACTGGCCGCGGACGGGAGCGGGGCCTGGTGGTGGCCAAGCACCGCCGCAAGGGCCGCAACAACCGCGGTGTGATCACCTGCCGCCATCGCGGCGGCGGTCACAAGCGCCTCTATCGCCTCGTCGACTTCCGTCGCGACAAGCACGGCGTGGCAGCCAAGGTGGCGGCCATCCACTACGACCCGCACCGCAACGCCCGCCTGGCCCTGCTCTTCTACGTCGACGGCGAGAAGCGCTACATCCTGGCCCCCGCGGGCATCGAGATCGGCCAGGAGGTGGTGTCCGGGCCCGACTCCCCGATCGAGAACGGCAATGCCCTGCCGCTCTCGGCCATCCCCCTGGGTTCCAGCGTTCACAACGTGGAGCTCTACGCCGGCCGCGGTGGCCAGATGGTGCGCACCGCCGGTGCCAGCGCCCAGGTGATGGCCAAGGAAGGGGACTACGTCGCCCTCAAGCTGCCCTCCACCGAGGTGAGGCTGGTGCGCCGTGAGTGCTACGCCACCCTTGGGGAGGTGGGCAACTCCGAGGTGCGCAACACCAGCCTGGGCAAGGCCGGCCGCAAGCGCTGGCTGGGCCGCCGCCCCGAGGTGCGCGGTTCGGTGATGAACCCCTGCGACCACCCCCACGGTGGTGGCGAAGGCCGTGCCCCCATCGGCCGCTCCGGCCCCGTCACCCCGTGGGGCAAGCCGGCCCTCGGCCTCAAAACCCGCAAGCGGAACAAGCCCAGCAACCGGTTTGTGCTCCGGAAACGCCGCCGCACCTCCAAGCGGAGCCGAGGCGGACGCGATTCCTGA
- the rpsS gene encoding 30S ribosomal protein S19, translating to MGRSLKKGPFVADSLLRKVEKQNAANDKTVIKTWSRASTILPMMIGHTIAVHNGKSHVPVYVTEQMVGHKLGEFAPTRTFRGHIKDKKGGR from the coding sequence ATGGGACGTTCACTCAAAAAAGGTCCGTTTGTCGCCGACAGCCTGCTTCGCAAGGTTGAGAAGCAGAACGCCGCCAACGACAAGACCGTGATCAAGACCTGGTCACGCGCCTCCACCATCCTGCCGATGATGATCGGCCACACGATTGCCGTCCATAACGGCAAATCCCATGTGCCGGTCTACGTGACCGAACAGATGGTGGGCCACAAGCTCGGGGAATTCGCCCCCACCCGCACCTTCCGGGGCCACATCAAGGACAAAAAGGGAGGCCGATGA
- the rplV gene encoding 50S ribosomal protein L22: MANTAPNQALAHGRYIRGSVSKVRRVLDQIRGRTYREALIMLEFMPYRSTGPITKVLRSAVANAEHNLGMDPASLVVTTASADMGPSMKRYRPRAQGRAYAIKKQTCHISIAVAPSA, encoded by the coding sequence ATGGCTAACACCGCTCCGAACCAGGCCCTCGCCCACGGCCGCTACATCCGCGGCTCCGTGAGCAAGGTGCGTCGTGTCCTCGACCAGATCCGCGGCCGCACCTACCGCGAGGCGCTGATCATGCTCGAGTTCATGCCCTACCGCTCCACCGGGCCCATCACCAAGGTGCTGCGCAGCGCCGTGGCCAACGCCGAGCACAACCTCGGCATGGATCCGGCCAGCCTGGTGGTGACCACCGCCAGCGCTGACATGGGCCCTTCCATGAAGCGCTACCGGCCCCGCGCCCAGGGTCGCGCCTACGCGATCAAGAAACAGACCTGCCACATCAGCATTGCTGTGGCCCCTTCCGCCTGA